The Candidatus Thermoplasmatota archaeon region AAAGTTGAGAGATATGATGGAGAAATCGAAATTTTTGCAGACCATATAAAAATATGCGAGAGGTGGGATAGAAGGAATATACCGCTCTGGGAACTTTCCGAAAATTTTATGGAATACATTGGAACAAATGTCAATGTCACGGGCTACGTATACGGCATCTATGCAGATTACTTCTATTTGACAGATTTCGAAAGGGAGTATAAAATAAAGGTGTTTTACCCGAAGAACTTCAGTCTGGGCGTGGAGAATCATGAACATGTACATGTAAAAGCTTTATTTGAGTACAATCCAAAAAAATTGTGTATGTATATGGAGATAAATGGAAATGAACATGGGGTAGCAAAGATGGGATGAAATGCTTGAACTTTTTATTGTAATCTCTTTTGCCTTTATCGGGGCGATAATTGGATGCATAACCGGTTTGATACCTGGACTCCATGTAAACAACATAGCCCTCATTCTTCTTTCCCTGTCCGGGACCATTGCCTTCTCCCTCTCCACCGTGAGCATCATCGAAAGTGAAATTGTTCCGATTTTGGTGTGCGTAATAATTATTGCGACTTCGATATCCCATACTTTCGTTAACATAATTCCCTCGACGTTCCTGGGGGTGCCGGAGGAGGACACCGCCCTCGTCCTTCTGCCTGCCCATTCCATGCTCCTGGAGGGAAAAGGTTACGGGGCGATAAGTCTCTCCGCAATGGGTAGCTTTGGTGCCATCATAATGAGCTTTATCCTTCTCATTCCTTTCAGGTTTTTGATCGGCCCTCCAGTCAATTTTTATGGATTGCTTGGCGAGATAATTCCGTGGATTCTGCTTGCGATATCGATAGCCCTTATAGGAACGGAAAAAAGTACAAGGCATGTGGCATACGCAATTTTGATTTTTTTATTGTCGGGCATATTTGGCATGCTGGCTATGGACGCAGACGTTTCATCCCCCATAGGCATTCATGCCTCACTTCTTTTTCCAGCCCTTGCGGGACTTTTCGGCGTTTCCACACTATTCCATTCTTTCAATACAAATGTTTTACCCGAGCAAAAATTGGATGATGAAAAATTTGATTTTATTGAAGGAAGCAAAGACGTTGGAACAGGAGTTATAGCAGGCTCTATTGTTTCAATACTGCCCGGAGTGACATCGGCGGTGGCAACGATAATGGCCATGGTTGCAAGAGGCAAGAAAGACAGAAAAAATGTTATCGTAACGCTCTCGGCCGTAAACACCGCCACATCATTTTTTGTAATCTCGGTGCTTTTTATGATTGGGAAGGCAAGGAGCGGGAGTGCAATTGTTATAAATGAGATTATGGAAATAGATAGATGGAGTAGTGCTGCCCCTCCTTATTCACTGTGTTATTTGCTAATAGCCGTAGTGGTGACGGCATGCCTTTCGTATTATGCAACGAAATCTTTGGGAAAAATAATTGCAAAACACATATCTTCAATTCCTTACAACACGGTGGCAAAAATATCTGTAATTACCATTTTCATTATGGTATTCTTGTTCACGGGCTTTACCGGCATTGTTGCCCTCATTGCAGGAACATTGATAGGACTTTTATGTCTCGAATTGGGCGTAAGGAGAAGC contains the following coding sequences:
- a CDS encoding tripartite tricarboxylate transporter permease, with the translated sequence MLELFIVISFAFIGAIIGCITGLIPGLHVNNIALILLSLSGTIAFSLSTVSIIESEIVPILVCVIIIATSISHTFVNIIPSTFLGVPEEDTALVLLPAHSMLLEGKGYGAISLSAMGSFGAIIMSFILLIPFRFLIGPPVNFYGLLGEIIPWILLAISIALIGTEKSTRHVAYAILIFLLSGIFGMLAMDADVSSPIGIHASLLFPALAGLFGVSTLFHSFNTNVLPEQKLDDEKFDFIEGSKDVGTGVIAGSIVSILPGVTSAVATIMAMVARGKKDRKNVIVTLSAVNTATSFFVISVLFMIGKARSGSAIVINEIMEIDRWSSAAPPYSLCYLLIAVVVTACLSYYATKSLGKIIAKHISSIPYNTVAKISVITIFIMVFLFTGFTGIVALIAGTLIGLLCLELGVRRSTCMGVLLLPIMLTYFL